A genomic stretch from Enterobacter dykesii includes:
- the mnmH gene encoding tRNA 2-selenouridine(34) synthase MnmH, producing MNDGTDYRAILASDTPLIDVRAPIEFAQGAMPAAVNLPLMNDDERAAVGTCYKRQGPEAALALGHQLVSGETREARINAWREASLAHPEGYLCCARGGQRSHISQAWLKEAGIDYPLIRGGYKALRQTAIQVTIEQSQKPMVLIGGCTGNGKTLLVKQHAQGIDLEGLAHHRGSSFGRTLTPQLSQASFENHLAVELLKKDAARWVLEDEGRMIGSNHLPECLRDRMVEAPIVVVEDPFEIRLERLREEYFDHMWADFSAAYGEEAGWKEYSEYLHHGLFAIRRRLGLQRFAEFTALLDAALVEQQRTGSTDVHFSWLAPLLKDYYDPMYGYQLEKKAEKIVYRGTFEEIAEWLDR from the coding sequence ATGAACGATGGAACGGACTATCGCGCGATCCTCGCGTCTGATACCCCTTTAATCGACGTTCGCGCGCCGATCGAATTTGCCCAGGGCGCGATGCCTGCGGCGGTCAACCTGCCCTTAATGAACGACGACGAGCGCGCTGCCGTCGGCACCTGCTATAAACGCCAGGGCCCCGAGGCCGCTCTGGCGCTCGGCCATCAGCTGGTGAGCGGCGAGACGCGTGAGGCACGCATCAACGCCTGGCGGGAAGCAAGCCTTGCCCATCCTGAGGGCTATCTCTGCTGCGCGCGCGGCGGCCAGCGTTCGCATATCTCGCAGGCCTGGCTGAAAGAGGCGGGCATCGACTACCCGCTTATCCGCGGCGGCTACAAAGCCCTGCGCCAGACGGCGATTCAGGTGACCATCGAGCAGTCACAAAAGCCGATGGTGCTGATTGGCGGCTGCACCGGAAACGGTAAAACCCTGCTGGTGAAGCAGCACGCGCAGGGTATCGATCTGGAAGGGCTGGCGCACCATCGCGGTTCGTCGTTTGGCCGCACGCTGACGCCGCAGCTTTCCCAGGCCAGCTTTGAAAACCACCTTGCGGTTGAGCTCCTGAAAAAAGACGCCGCGCGCTGGGTGCTGGAAGACGAGGGCCGGATGATTGGCTCCAACCACCTGCCGGAGTGCCTGCGCGACCGCATGGTTGAAGCCCCTATCGTTGTTGTCGAAGACCCGTTTGAAATTCGTCTTGAACGTCTGCGCGAAGAGTATTTTGACCACATGTGGGCGGATTTTTCTGCCGCATACGGCGAGGAAGCAGGCTGGAAGGAGTACAGCGAGTATCTGCACCACGGCCTGTTCGCCATTCGCCGCCGTCTGGGGCTGCAGCGCTTTGCGGAATTCACCGCCTTACTGGACGCCGCGCTTGTCGAACAACAACGTACTGGCAGCACTGACGTGCACTTCAGCTGGCTTGCGCCGCTGCTGAAGGACTATTACGACCCGATGTACGGCTATCAGCTGGAGAAGAAAGCGGAGAAGATTGTCTATCGCGGGACGTTTGAAGAAATTGCTGAGTGGCTTGATCGCTGA